One Sporosarcina sp. ANT_H38 genomic window, TCTACGTTCTCCAGCGATGATTTCATATTCTTTATCACCCATTTTTCGAATGACGATTGGCTGGATGACACCATGCGTATGAATTGTCCTAGCAAGTTCTTCAATCTTATCCTCGGAAAAAATCGTACGTGGTTGAAACTTATTTGGATGTATTAACTCAATTTTTACTTGTTCAATTACTTCGTGACGAACCTCTTCACCTACTTGTGGATTTAATTCCTTTTCTCCACTCCCAAAAAATCGTGAAAACGGACTTTTCATTCCCGGCACCACCTTTTCAATACTGCTCCTAATTCAACTATTTCGGCACGGCGATAGTATATCCTCTTAACTTATTGTTCCACGTGAAACAGTTTACTGGATTGGCGACTTACCTGGAACACCTGGTTTACGAGGATACTTTTTAGGAGTTATTTTGTCTTTATCAAAAACAAAAATATTCCGCTCACTATTTTCAATTGGCAAAATAAACGAATGCTGTTTTTTGATGGTAGCTCCGAGAACGGAAAGTGCTTTTTTTGCATCTGCTAATTCGTCTTCTGCAGCTGCACCCTTCATCGCAATGAAGATTCCACCTTTTTTAACTAGAGGTATACATAACTCCGCTAAGACAGAAAGACGAGCAACTGCACGCGCAGTAACAATATCAAACTTTTCACGATAATTCGAATCTTGTCCAAAGTCCTCAGCTCTTGCATGAACAAAGTGTACATTTTCAAGTTGAAGTTCTTCGGCTAATACTTTTAGAAAACCAATTCTTTTATTTAATGAATCTACAATTGTCACGTCTAAATTCGGAAAACAAATTTTCAACGGAATACTTGGAAATCCAGCTCCCGCACCTACATCACAAATTGTTTTTTGTTCATTCAAATTAATATAAAAAGCCGCTGATATAGAATCATAGAAATGTTTTAAGTAAACTGAAGGCGCGTCTGTAATGGCCGTCAAGTTCATCTTTTCATTCCATTCTACCAACAGTTTAAAATATTGGTTAAACTGTGCTATCTGCGTATCACTCAAATTAATACCTTGTTCTTTTAAAGCCTGTATAAATTGCTCTATATTCATCAATATTCCCCCCATGAGAAAAGCGTAAGCGGTCCTTACTAGATAATACTATCAAAGACCGCGTTAGCTAATTTAGCCCGAAATCTTAGCAATTCTTCCCTGTTCAATATAAACAAGAAGAATTGAAATGTCGGCTGGATTAACGCCGGATATGCGGGATGCTTGCGCTATGGATAATGGTCTTACTTCACTTAGCACACTTTTCGCTTCCGTCGCGATACCAGATATTGCATTATAGTCAATATTATCGGGTATTTTTTTGTTCTCCAACTTTTTCATTTTATCTACTTGTTGCATTGACTTCTCAATATAACCTTCATACTTAATGGAAATTTCAACTTGCTCTTCTACTTCTTTAGATTTCTTTTCCTCTGGTGGAACAATTCTTTCTATCTGGCTATATTTTATTTCAGGTCGTTTTAAAAGATCTGCTGCCTTCATCGGTTCTCTAATTTCTGAGCCGCCCGTTTCACGTATGATTTCCTGAACATTACTATCAGGTTTAATCGTCACTTTCCGCAGCCTGACGATTTCTTCTTCAACTTGTAGCTTCTTCACTAGGTGGGCATCATGTCGCTCTTCACTAATCATCCCAAGTTTGTACCCAATTTCTGTAAGGCGCATATCTGCATTATCATGACGCAATAACAGTCGGTATTCTGCACGTGATGTCAGAAGTCTATACGGTTCGCTTGTCCCTTTTGTAACAAGATCGTCGATGAGGACGCCTATATACGCATCTGCACGCCCTAGAACACATTCTTCTTTCCCCAGCGCGCGCGAAGCTGCATTTATACCAGCCATGATTCCTTGCCCTGCTGCTTCTTCGTAGCCGGATGTACCGTTGAGCTGGCCGGCTGTATACAAATTACGGATTCTTTTTGTTTCAAGTGTTGGCCATAATTGCGTAGGGACGATTGCGTCATACTCAATTGCATAACCTGCACGCATCATTTCCGCATTTTCAAGTCCCGGTACGCTTGCAATTAATTGTTTTTGAACGTGTTCAGGCAAGCTTGTTGATAATCCTTGGACATACACTTCTTGCGTATTACGGCCTTCTGGCTCAAGGAAAATCTGATGACGTGATTTATCGGCAAATCGTACAATTTTATCTTCAATTGATGGGCAATAACGTGGACCTTTCCCTTTAATCATCCCTGAATACATCGGTGACAAGTGAAGGTTTTCATTGATAAGTTCATGTGTTCTTGGAGAAGTATATGTTAACCAACACGGCAGTTGGTCTGTGATGAATTCAGTCGTTTCATAACTGAATGCCCACGCTGTATCGTCACCGGGTTGGATTTCAGTTTTGCTATAATCAATTGTTCTGCTATTCACACGTGGCGGTGTCCCTGTTTTGAATCTCACCATGTCAAAACCAAGTTCGCGAATGTTATCTGCAAGTTTAATTGAAGGCATTTGGTTATTCGGTCCACTTGAATATTTCAGGTTACCGATAATAACTTCACCACGAAGGAATGTACCTGTTGTTATTATAACTGTTTTAGCACGGTAAATTGCCCCTACTTGTGTAAGTACCCCTTTTACTTCATCGTCTTCCACGATCAGCTCTTCTACAACACCTTGGTTAAGAAGCAGATTTTCCTGTTCTTCCAGAAGACGTTTCATTTCTGACTGGTAAAGGACTTTATCGGCTTGCGCACGAAGCGCTCGCACTGCAGGTCCTTTCCCTGTATTCAACATCCGCATTTGAATATGTGTTTTGTCGATTACTTTCCCCATTGCACCGCCAAGTGCATCAATCTCGCGTACGACGATTCCTTTAGCGGGACCGCCAATCGACGGATTACATGGCATAAAAGCAATCATGTCGAGATTCATTGTAAGTACGAGCGTTTTTGCACCCATTTTAGCAGCAGAAAGTGCCGCCTCAACCCCGGCATGGCCGGCTCCTATGACAATAACGTCGAACGTGCCTGCTTCAAATTTTGGCATGTTCTTTTCCTTCTTTCTATAAAGTAATTCAAAAAGCTCGATGAAAAGTAGTACCAGGACTCAGCACAAGGCCAATTCCCCTTTCCATTCGTTCTTTTTGAACACTTATCTTATTTTATTTTCCGAGGCAGAATTGAGAAAATAGCTCATTAAGCAAGCCATCTTGGACAGTGTCCCCAATAATTTCACCGAGAATTTCCCACGTCCGTGTAACGTCAATTTGAATCATATCGACTGGAACGCCTGCTTCAGCAGCCGCGATCGCGTCTTCAATTGTTGCGCGGGCGTTGTGTAACAGTGCGATATGTCGTGCATTTGAAACATATGTGAAATCGCCTGATTCAAGGTTTCCTTCGAAAAAGAGTCCAGCGATTGCTTCTTCTAGCTCATCTACCCCTTCGTCTTTCAAAAGGGAGGTTGTGACGACTTTACCAGTACCGGCATGTTCCATCACTTTTTGCATATCAATTTTTTGTGGAAGATCGGTTTTATTGATGACAAAGATTGTATCCATTCCCGATACAACTTCAAATAGTCGTTCGTCTTCTATCGACAGCTCTTCGGAACTATTAAGGACCAGTAAAATTAAATCTGCTTCCTTCAACACTTTCCTCGACTTTTCGACGCCGATTCTTTCCACGATGTCTTCCGTTTCCCTAATCCCGGCTGTATCGACGAGACGCAGCGGAACACCTCGCACATTGACGTACTCTTCAATAATATCACGCGTCGTCCCCGCAATGTCAGTTACAATTGCTTTATTTTCTTGAATGATACTATTTAGTAATGAAGATTTCCCTACGTTTGGCCTTCCAATGATAACTGTAGATAGGCCTTCTCGTAATATTTTTCCTTGGGATGAAGTATTCAACAGCTTATCGATTTCATTTTTCACCCACGCACTTTTTTCAATCATCAGCGGGATTGTCATTTCTTCAACGTCATCGTATTCCGGATAATCGATGTTCACTTCAACTTGAGCCAGCGTTTCAATAAGCGCTTGTCGTAATTCCCCTATCAACCGAGAAAGTTTTCCTTCCATCTGATTGAGCGCGACATTCATAGCACGGTCTGTCTTCGCACGGATAAGATCCATGACCGCCTCGGCTTGAGATAAATCTATGCGCCCATTAAGAAATGCACGTTTCGTGAATTCACCCGGCTCCGCAAGACGTGCTCCTTGTTTCAGCACTAACTGAAGAACACGAGTGACAGCAACAATTCCTCCATGACAATTTACTTC contains:
- the mnmG gene encoding tRNA uridine-5-carboxymethylaminomethyl(34) synthesis enzyme MnmG; protein product: MPKFEAGTFDVIVIGAGHAGVEAALSAAKMGAKTLVLTMNLDMIAFMPCNPSIGGPAKGIVVREIDALGGAMGKVIDKTHIQMRMLNTGKGPAVRALRAQADKVLYQSEMKRLLEEQENLLLNQGVVEELIVEDDEVKGVLTQVGAIYRAKTVIITTGTFLRGEVIIGNLKYSSGPNNQMPSIKLADNIRELGFDMVRFKTGTPPRVNSRTIDYSKTEIQPGDDTAWAFSYETTEFITDQLPCWLTYTSPRTHELINENLHLSPMYSGMIKGKGPRYCPSIEDKIVRFADKSRHQIFLEPEGRNTQEVYVQGLSTSLPEHVQKQLIASVPGLENAEMMRAGYAIEYDAIVPTQLWPTLETKRIRNLYTAGQLNGTSGYEEAAGQGIMAGINAASRALGKEECVLGRADAYIGVLIDDLVTKGTSEPYRLLTSRAEYRLLLRHDNADMRLTEIGYKLGMISEERHDAHLVKKLQVEEEIVRLRKVTIKPDSNVQEIIRETGGSEIREPMKAADLLKRPEIKYSQIERIVPPEEKKSKEVEEQVEISIKYEGYIEKSMQQVDKMKKLENKKIPDNIDYNAISGIATEAKSVLSEVRPLSIAQASRISGVNPADISILLVYIEQGRIAKISG
- the rsmG gene encoding 16S rRNA (guanine(527)-N(7))-methyltransferase RsmG, whose translation is MNIEQFIQALKEQGINLSDTQIAQFNQYFKLLVEWNEKMNLTAITDAPSVYLKHFYDSISAAFYINLNEQKTICDVGAGAGFPSIPLKICFPNLDVTIVDSLNKRIGFLKVLAEELQLENVHFVHARAEDFGQDSNYREKFDIVTARAVARLSVLAELCIPLVKKGGIFIAMKGAAAEDELADAKKALSVLGATIKKQHSFILPIENSERNIFVFDKDKITPKKYPRKPGVPGKSPIQ
- the mnmE gene encoding tRNA uridine-5-carboxymethylaminomethyl(34) synthesis GTPase MnmE, with the translated sequence MHFDTIAAISTPMGEGAIAIVRLSGDEAVQIADRIFRSPSGKRLNEERSHTIHYGHLIDPTTDEVVEEVMVSLMKAPKTFTREDVVEVNCHGGIVAVTRVLQLVLKQGARLAEPGEFTKRAFLNGRIDLSQAEAVMDLIRAKTDRAMNVALNQMEGKLSRLIGELRQALIETLAQVEVNIDYPEYDDVEEMTIPLMIEKSAWVKNEIDKLLNTSSQGKILREGLSTVIIGRPNVGKSSLLNSIIQENKAIVTDIAGTTRDIIEEYVNVRGVPLRLVDTAGIRETEDIVERIGVEKSRKVLKEADLILLVLNSSEELSIEDERLFEVVSGMDTIFVINKTDLPQKIDMQKVMEHAGTGKVVTTSLLKDEGVDELEEAIAGLFFEGNLESGDFTYVSNARHIALLHNARATIEDAIAAAEAGVPVDMIQIDVTRTWEILGEIIGDTVQDGLLNELFSQFCLGK